In Chloroflexota bacterium, the genomic window TCTGGTCTCCGGATAGCCAGTACCTCGCCTATGAGGTGCCTGGTGATGGCATCTGGGTGGTGCCGGTCACCGGAGGTCAGCCACAGCGCGTCGTTTCGGTCGGCGAGCCATATCAGGTGCGGCGCCTTCGCTGGGTTTCGGAACGCGAGTAGGATACCAGCTTGGCGATCTCCCATGTCTCACCGCCGAGACGCGGAGAGCGTGAGGAAGATCAATCCATTCGTCGTCTGAGAGCGTGTCTGGGAAATGTCGTCGCTTCTGCTATGGAGAGGCTCGGAGGAGCGGAGTCCCTCTGGAAAAAGTCCTTCTTCCGCCTTTGACCTGCCTGGCCTCGGCCCGGGTCCTTCGGAAAGGGCCGAGAAAGGCAGGTGCAGGCCGGAAAAGTGAGGTTTCCGTGGAGGGAAGGTCCCTTCCACACCTCCCCCTGAGGAGCTGGTAGCTGGGGGAGATCCTCAGATACGCTCTGAGAGAACGAGTTCGATCAGGACGTGAGTGCGCATGAAACCTCCTGTTTTGATTCTGCATGCAAACGGGACGAACCGGGACCGTGAGGCCGCATGGGCGTGCGAGCTGGCGGGCGGCGCTCCGGAGATCGTCCACATCAACCAGTTGATCGCCGGTGAGCGTCGGCTGATGGATTACCGGATGCTGGTCTTGCCCGGCGGGTTCTCCTACGGCGACGACCTGGGCGCGGGCAAGTTGTGGGCGGTGGCGCTGCGCCATCGGTTGGCGGACGACCTGGCCGCGTTCGTGGAGGCGGGACGGCCGGTCCTGGGCATCTGCAACGGCTTTCAGGTGTTGGTGAAGTCGGGCCTGTTGCCAGGGGGGATGGACGGAGGGCGACGGACAATAGACAACAGGCGACAGACGATAGACGATGGACGACAGACGATAGACGACGGACGGTGGACGGAGGGCGGGAGACGGAAGCCGGGGAGTTTAGAGCCGTCGTCCTTCGCCCTTCGCCCTTCGTCAATGCAGGTGGTGACCCTCACGCGTAATGATTCCGCCCGCTTCGAGTGTCGTTGGGTGTACCTGCGGCCCCAGCCGGAGAGCCCGTGTATCTTCACGCAGGGATTGGATGGACTCATCTACTGCCCCGTGGCGCATGGCGAGGGGAAATTCGTCGCCCGGGATGAGGAGACGTTGGCCGTGCTGGAGCAGAAGGGGCTCGTCGCGCTGCGATATGTGGGGCCGGACGGCCGCTCCGCCGGATATCCCTGGAACCCCAACGGCTCCCAGGCGGATATCGCGGGGATCTGCAACCCGACCGGGACGATCTTGGGGCTGATGCCACATCCGGAGGATCACATCATCCCGGAGCAGCACCCGCGCTTCCATCGCGGGGAGCGAGGTTCCCTGGGCCTGCCGCTGTTTCGGAACGGTGTGCGATACGCGGCGGAGGTGTGAGGCGGGGAGCGTGGAGCGTGGGGCGGGGAGCGTGGAGCGACGAGGCGGTAATGCTTATCACGACATTGCTCTATGCCAAAGTAGGGGCGCAGTGGCGCTGCGTCCATTTAAGAAGCGTGAAGCGGAGAGTGTGATATGAAGGTGTTGGCACTGGACTGGTCGCGAGCGCGTGTGCTTGGAGGGATCGCGCTTTTTGCGGCGCTGACGGCGTTGACAGCACGGGTGGTGATTCCTTTACCGTTCACGCCGGTGCCGGTGACGCTGCAGGTATTGGCTGTACTGCTGGCGGGGCTGACCCTGGGAGCGCGAGGAGGCGCGGCCAGTCAGTTGGCCTATCTGACGGCCATCGCTTTGGGGCTTCCGCTTTCTGCCAGAGGCTTGAGCGGGCCGGCGGCCTTCCTGGGCCCCACGGGCGGCTATCTGATCGCGTTCGCTCCCGCGGCCTATGTGGTGGGCGCGCTGGCTCGGCCGGGTTGGCGCGTGTGGATGGCCGCGCTGGCGGGCATCGGTGTGATCTACCTGGGCGGCGCGAGCTGGCTGGCCGTCTGGCTGGGTGGTGATTGGGGCAAGGCATGGACCATGGGCGTGGCCCCGTTCATCGTGGTGGATCTGGGCAAGGCGTTGGTGGCGGCCGCGGTGGCCGATGGTGCTCGCCGTTTGGTGGGGCCGACCAGGACGGGGTGATCTTTCTCCGCCGCCGGTTGTCCGCTACATTTTCGTGGTGATGTGGAGTGGGAGAGTGATATGACCGTTACAGCCGTTGTGGGCGCGCAGTGGGGGGATGAGGGCAAGGGGCGCGTGGTGGACTATCTTGCCCAGCGTGCAGATGTGGTGATCCGATTCCAGGGAGGGGATAACGCCGGCCATACCGTCGTGAATGAGTTCGGCACATTCCGGCTGCATCTGGTGCCCTCCGGGATCTTCAATCCTCAGACCCGATGCATCGTGGGCACGGGCACTGTGGTGAACCCGGAGACGCTCATGGAGGAGATGCGGGAGCTGTCCGAGGCTGGGGTATCGCTGGATAACCTGTGGCTCTCCGACCGGGCGCATGTGGTGTTGCCGTATCATCGCTTGCTGGACGGGCTGGAGGAGCAATCCCGGGGGCGGGCGCAGATCGGCACGACCAAGCGTGGCATTGGGCCGGCCTACGCGGACAAGGCCGCCCGGCATGGGGTTCGGCTGGGTGATCTTACCCGGCCGGATTACCTGCGTCAGCGTCTGTCGTTGGTGATCGAGCGCAAGAATCGGACCCTGGCGTATTTCGGCCAGCCGCCTGTGGATTTGGAGGAGCTATTGGAGCGGGCGATCGCCTGGGGCAAGATGCTGGCGCCGAGGATCGTGGACACGTTGCCCATGATCCAGGAGGCGGTGCGAGGCGGCCAGGAAGTGTTGTTGGAGGGCCAGCTGGGCGCTATGCGTGACCTCGATTGGGGCATCTACCCGTATGTGACCTCGTCGAACCCGCTGGCGGGAGCCGCCTGCGCGGGGGCCGGGCTTCCCCCCACCGCCATCGATCGGGTGATCGGCGTGGTGAAG contains:
- a CDS encoding adenylosuccinate synthase; protein product: MTVTAVVGAQWGDEGKGRVVDYLAQRADVVIRFQGGDNAGHTVVNEFGTFRLHLVPSGIFNPQTRCIVGTGTVVNPETLMEEMRELSEAGVSLDNLWLSDRAHVVLPYHRLLDGLEEQSRGRAQIGTTKRGIGPAYADKAARHGVRLGDLTRPDYLRQRLSLVIERKNRTLAYFGQPPVDLEELLERAIAWGKMLAPRIVDTLPMIQEAVRGGQEVLLEGQLGAMRDLDWGIYPYVTSSNPLAGAACAGAGLPPTAIDRVIGVVKAYSTAVGAGPFPVELKDEVGEQLREVGQEYGATTGRPRRCGWFDAVAVRHSAWLNGFTSLAVTKLDVLDGFSEIKICVGYRLNGEVIEHVPDTPVLEQVTPVYETWPGWLTSTREARTWDDLPEAAQAYLNRISELAGVPIRYVSVGPERDQLIVL
- a CDS encoding biotin transporter BioY — its product is MKVLALDWSRARVLGGIALFAALTALTARVVIPLPFTPVPVTLQVLAVLLAGLTLGARGGAASQLAYLTAIALGLPLSARGLSGPAAFLGPTGGYLIAFAPAAYVVGALARPGWRVWMAALAGIGVIYLGGASWLAVWLGGDWGKAWTMGVAPFIVVDLGKALVAAAVADGARRLVGPTRTG
- the purQ gene encoding phosphoribosylformylglycinamidine synthase I → MKPPVLILHANGTNRDREAAWACELAGGAPEIVHINQLIAGERRLMDYRMLVLPGGFSYGDDLGAGKLWAVALRHRLADDLAAFVEAGRPVLGICNGFQVLVKSGLLPGGMDGGRRTIDNRRQTIDDGRQTIDDGRWTEGGRRKPGSLEPSSFALRPSSMQVVTLTRNDSARFECRWVYLRPQPESPCIFTQGLDGLIYCPVAHGEGKFVARDEETLAVLEQKGLVALRYVGPDGRSAGYPWNPNGSQADIAGICNPTGTILGLMPHPEDHIIPEQHPRFHRGERGSLGLPLFRNGVRYAAEV